One part of the Candidatus Eisenbacteria bacterium genome encodes these proteins:
- a CDS encoding histone deacetylase, whose amino-acid sequence MVKYRMIRDELLRSGAATLADFAEPGEVEAGDALRVHTPEYWRKVLEGFEPLDEARLELPYSAELSAAFRRMTQGSVLAARAALETGFAANVGGGFHHAHPGHGEGFCMLHDVAVAVRHAQALGLAPRAAVIDTDLHQGNGTAAVFRGDPDVFTHSIHQENNYPVPKERSDLDRGLPDGTDGAAYLACLRRDVTEVLDTHGPGLVAYVAGTDPYEDDQLGALRLTREDMRERDRWVLEAARNRRIPVFVTLAGGYARRVADTVAMHAATLALGLRMFPAPGGP is encoded by the coding sequence ATGGTGAAATACCGCATGATCCGCGACGAACTCCTCCGTTCGGGGGCCGCCACGCTCGCGGACTTCGCCGAGCCGGGGGAGGTGGAGGCCGGGGACGCGCTGCGCGTGCACACCCCGGAGTACTGGCGCAAGGTGCTGGAGGGGTTCGAGCCCCTGGACGAAGCGCGGCTGGAGCTGCCCTACAGCGCGGAACTGTCGGCGGCGTTCCGCCGCATGACCCAGGGCTCGGTGCTGGCCGCGCGGGCGGCCCTCGAGACCGGTTTCGCGGCCAACGTGGGGGGCGGGTTCCACCATGCGCATCCGGGCCACGGCGAGGGATTCTGCATGCTGCACGACGTGGCGGTGGCCGTGCGGCACGCCCAGGCGCTGGGGCTGGCGCCGCGCGCCGCGGTGATTGACACCGACCTGCACCAGGGCAACGGCACCGCGGCGGTGTTCCGCGGGGACCCGGACGTGTTCACCCACTCGATCCACCAGGAGAACAACTACCCCGTCCCGAAGGAGCGCAGCGACCTCGACCGCGGCCTGCCCGACGGCACCGACGGCGCCGCGTACCTGGCCTGCCTGCGCCGCGACGTGACGGAGGTGCTCGACACCCACGGGCCGGGCCTGGTGGCCTACGTGGCCGGGACCGACCCGTACGAGGACGACCAGCTGGGGGCGCTGCGGCTCACGCGCGAGGACATGCGCGAGCGCGACCGGTGGGTGCTGGAGGCGGCGCGAAACAGGAGGATCCCCGTGTTCGTCACGCTGGCCGGCGGCTACGCGCGGCGGGTGGCGGACACGGTCGCCATGCACGCGGCCACGCTGGCGCTGGGACTGCGGATGTTCCCGGCTCCCGGCGGGCCCTGA